The Xanthobacter flavus genome includes a window with the following:
- a CDS encoding L,D-transpeptidase family protein, translating to MTTLSSRFTARLRMAALAGCAALALAGCNATDSEVARKANKPLSPEMVSLLAKKDMAPSTPILVRIFKQESELEVWKVTSEGNYALLKTYPICRWSGELGPKVGTGDRQAPEGFYTITPGQMNPNSSYYLAFNLGFPNAYDKSYGRTGDFLMVHGDCSSSGCYAMTDDQISEIFSLARESFAGGQRAFQVQAYPFRMTAKNLARYRNNPNMAFWRNLKQGYDHFEVTKQEPKVSVCNRTYVFDATPAPGRAFEPAMACPPYQVPEQIASAVATKQRSDDAQVAALSTSSPVAPVKTGADGGMHPIFLAKLKERETGQLSYTQAPGRLPEYVNPPKETPAKLQADALLRADEGDGAPASTGSVAAPADPANPAASGAKPQPVVTAAAKPVAASASGTLNAATTATGASR from the coding sequence ATGACGACCCTCTCCTCGCGCTTCACGGCGCGGCTGCGCATGGCCGCCCTCGCCGGCTGCGCGGCGCTGGCCCTCGCCGGCTGCAACGCCACCGATTCCGAGGTCGCGCGCAAGGCCAACAAGCCGCTCTCGCCCGAGATGGTGTCGCTGCTGGCCAAGAAGGACATGGCGCCGTCGACGCCCATCCTCGTGCGCATCTTCAAGCAGGAATCGGAGCTGGAGGTCTGGAAGGTCACCTCAGAGGGCAATTATGCCCTGCTGAAGACCTATCCCATCTGCCGCTGGTCCGGCGAGCTTGGTCCAAAGGTGGGCACAGGCGACCGGCAGGCACCGGAAGGCTTCTACACCATCACGCCCGGCCAGATGAACCCGAACTCCAGCTATTATCTGGCGTTCAACCTCGGCTTCCCCAACGCCTATGACAAGTCCTACGGCCGTACCGGCGACTTCCTGATGGTGCATGGCGACTGCTCGTCCTCGGGCTGCTACGCCATGACAGACGACCAGATTTCCGAGATCTTCTCCCTCGCCCGCGAGAGTTTCGCCGGCGGGCAGCGTGCCTTCCAGGTGCAGGCCTATCCCTTCCGGATGACGGCGAAGAACCTCGCGCGCTACCGCAACAACCCCAACATGGCCTTCTGGCGCAACCTGAAGCAGGGCTACGACCATTTCGAGGTGACGAAGCAGGAGCCCAAGGTGTCGGTTTGCAACCGCACCTACGTGTTCGACGCGACGCCCGCGCCTGGCCGGGCCTTCGAGCCTGCCATGGCCTGCCCGCCCTATCAGGTGCCGGAGCAGATCGCCTCTGCGGTGGCCACCAAGCAGCGGTCCGACGATGCGCAGGTGGCCGCGCTCTCCACCAGCTCGCCGGTCGCTCCGGTCAAGACCGGCGCCGATGGCGGCATGCATCCCATCTTCCTTGCCAAGCTCAAGGAACGCGAGACCGGCCAGCTGTCCTACACCCAGGCGCCCGGCCGACTGCCGGAATATGTGAACCCGCCGAAGGAGACGCCGGCCAAGCTCCAGGCCGATGCGCTTCTGCGCGCCGACGAAGGCGATGGCGCCCCGGCCAGCACGGGCTCTGTGGCGGCTCCGGCAGATCCCGCCAATCCGGCCGCTTCCGGCGCCAAGCCCCAGCCGGTGGTCACCGCAGCGGCAAAGCCCGTCGCCGCCTCGGCGTCCGGCACGCTCAACGCGGCAACCACTGCCACCGGCGCCTCGCGTTGA
- a CDS encoding efflux RND transporter periplasmic adaptor subunit: protein MVGGIRVSGRLGCASVALGAAFLLSACEEKNTYVPPPPPKVTVATVLEQPVTRFLELTGNTAAINSVDLNARVQGFLTNINYKDGAFAKKGTTLFVIEQDTYIAQLDQAKATLAANQASQVQAEAEYNRQAQLAKQDFASQATLDQARAKRDSAVAEVANAQASLQLAQINLGYTKVNAPFDGAVTAHLQDVGALVGYSGPTKLATIVQLNPIWVWFTLSEQEVLRIKEQLAKQGRSLTSLTRDLPDIPIEIGLQTETGYPHAGRIDYIAPQVDPNLGTLTVRGLFQNDDFVLLPGLFARVRVPLGQPASTILVPDSAVSYNQLGPYVLTVGSDNVVGQTQITLGQLQADGLRAVLTGLKSTDRVVINGMQRAVPGSKIDVEVGKIVAVAAPVDDGTKPLPKPAGVAPADAPARAIPSVPPTPNAPATPGATPATPKN from the coding sequence ATGGTGGGGGGTATCCGGGTGTCGGGTCGACTGGGCTGCGCGAGCGTGGCCCTCGGGGCTGCCTTCCTCCTGTCCGCGTGCGAGGAAAAGAACACCTACGTCCCTCCGCCGCCCCCCAAGGTGACGGTCGCGACCGTGCTGGAGCAGCCGGTGACGCGCTTCCTCGAACTGACCGGCAACACCGCCGCCATCAATTCGGTGGACCTGAACGCCCGCGTGCAGGGCTTCCTCACCAACATCAATTACAAGGACGGCGCCTTCGCCAAGAAGGGCACCACCCTGTTCGTGATCGAGCAGGACACCTACATCGCACAGCTGGACCAGGCGAAGGCGACGCTGGCCGCAAACCAGGCGTCGCAGGTGCAGGCGGAAGCCGAGTACAACCGCCAGGCCCAGCTCGCCAAGCAGGACTTCGCCTCGCAGGCCACCCTCGACCAGGCGCGCGCCAAGCGCGACTCGGCCGTGGCGGAGGTCGCCAACGCGCAGGCGTCGCTGCAACTCGCCCAGATCAATCTCGGCTACACTAAGGTCAATGCTCCGTTCGACGGCGCGGTGACGGCCCACCTCCAGGACGTGGGCGCCCTCGTCGGCTACAGCGGCCCCACCAAGCTCGCCACCATCGTGCAGCTGAATCCGATCTGGGTGTGGTTCACGCTGAGTGAGCAGGAGGTGTTGCGAATCAAGGAGCAGCTTGCCAAGCAGGGCCGCTCCCTCACCAGCCTGACCCGCGACCTGCCGGATATCCCGATCGAGATCGGCCTCCAGACCGAGACCGGCTACCCGCATGCCGGCCGCATCGACTATATCGCGCCGCAGGTGGACCCGAACCTCGGCACCCTCACCGTCCGCGGCCTCTTTCAGAACGACGATTTTGTGCTGCTGCCCGGCCTGTTCGCCCGCGTGCGGGTGCCGCTTGGCCAGCCGGCCTCGACCATCCTCGTTCCGGACTCGGCCGTCAGCTACAACCAGCTCGGTCCCTACGTGCTCACCGTGGGCTCCGACAACGTGGTCGGCCAGACGCAGATCACCCTCGGCCAGCTCCAGGCGGACGGCCTGCGCGCCGTGCTGACCGGCCTGAAGAGCACCGACCGCGTGGTCATCAATGGCATGCAGCGCGCCGTGCCCGGCTCCAAGATCGACGTGGAGGTGGGCAAGATCGTCGCCGTCGCCGCGCCGGTGGATGACGGGACCAAGCCGCTGCCGAAGCCCGCCGGGGTCGCTCCCGCCGATGCGCCGGCCCGCGCGATCCCCTCGGTGCCGCCGACCCCCAATGCTCCGGCGACGCCGGGTGCCACCCCTGCGACGCCGAAGAACTGA
- the secA gene encoding preprotein translocase subunit SecA, with translation MLGGLARKLFGSANDRRVKGYRPRVQAINALEKELEALSDDQLRARTEDFRRQLAEGKTTLDDLLVPAFATVREGAKRALGMRHFDVQLIGGMVLHESSIAEMKTGEGKTLVATLPVYLNALAGKGVHVVTVNDYLARRDAEWMGKLYRFLGLSTGIIVHGLDDDERRAAYESDVTYATNNELGFDYLRDNMKYERAQMVQRPHFYAIVDEVDSILIDEARTPLIISGPLDDRSDFYNTIDQYIPRLSKEDYEVDEKQRTVTMTEAGMEKMEQMLTEAGLLKSESLYDIENVSVVHHVNQALRAHSLFQRDKDYIVRNDEVVIIDEFTGRMMPGRRYSEGLHQALEAKERVQVQPENQTLASITFQNYFRLYEKLAGMTGTASTEAAEFQDIYKLEVVEVPTNVPVSRIDDDDEVYRSAGEKYAAIIELIKECSARGQPVLVGTTSIEKSELLAELLKQAGFHQIDFSDPAAFAHDRSGKAFAVLNARYHEQEAYIVSQAGVPGAITIATNMAGRGTDIKLGGAADMRIAAELKDMPEGEARTAAEARIRAEVEELKQKALAAGGLFVLGTERHESRRIDNQLRGRSGRQGDPGHSKFFLSLDDDLMRIFGSDRLDGMLQRLGLKEGEAIIHPWINKALEKAQQKVEARNYDMRKNVLKYDDVLNDQRKVVFEQRLELMNDDDVAETVEDMRHALITETVAKFIPENAYPEQWDVDGLDAAIKEVLGIELPVKDWAKEEGIAGPEVTERIIRRADEWMAAKTAQYGPDIMRYVEKSILLQTLDHLWREHIAMLDHLRQVVGLRGYAQRDPLNEYKSEAFNLFSALLNRLREVVTAQLMRVEIVTQQPMEEELPPMEGHHADPFTGEDEMAYAGAALGSRPEPLLSGDVAVIERDPNDPSSWGKVGRNEACPCGSGKKYKHCHGRFA, from the coding sequence ATGTTAGGTGGACTTGCCCGCAAGCTCTTCGGCTCCGCGAACGATCGCCGGGTGAAGGGTTATCGTCCCCGCGTACAGGCCATCAACGCGCTGGAGAAGGAGCTGGAAGCCCTCTCCGACGATCAGCTGCGCGCCCGCACCGAGGATTTCCGCCGCCAGCTGGCCGAGGGCAAGACCACCCTCGACGACCTGCTGGTGCCCGCCTTCGCCACGGTGCGCGAGGGCGCCAAGCGCGCGCTGGGCATGCGCCACTTCGACGTGCAGCTCATCGGCGGCATGGTGCTGCATGAAAGCTCCATCGCCGAGATGAAGACCGGCGAAGGCAAGACGCTGGTCGCCACCCTGCCCGTCTACCTCAATGCCCTCGCCGGCAAGGGCGTGCACGTGGTGACGGTGAATGACTACCTCGCCCGGCGCGACGCCGAGTGGATGGGCAAGCTCTACCGGTTCCTCGGCCTGTCCACGGGCATCATCGTCCACGGCCTGGACGACGACGAGCGCCGCGCCGCCTACGAGAGCGACGTCACCTACGCGACGAACAACGAGCTGGGATTCGACTACCTCCGCGACAATATGAAGTACGAGCGCGCCCAGATGGTGCAGCGGCCGCACTTCTACGCCATCGTCGACGAGGTGGACTCCATCCTCATCGACGAGGCGCGCACGCCGCTCATCATCTCCGGTCCGCTCGACGACAGGTCGGACTTCTACAACACCATCGACCAGTACATCCCTCGCCTCTCCAAGGAGGATTACGAGGTGGATGAGAAGCAGCGCACCGTCACCATGACGGAAGCGGGCATGGAAAAGATGGAGCAGATGCTCACCGAGGCCGGGCTCCTGAAGTCCGAGAGCCTCTACGACATCGAGAACGTCTCGGTGGTGCACCACGTGAACCAGGCACTGCGCGCGCACTCCCTGTTCCAGCGGGACAAGGACTATATCGTTCGCAATGACGAGGTCGTCATCATCGACGAGTTCACCGGCCGCATGATGCCGGGCCGGCGCTATTCGGAAGGCCTCCATCAGGCGCTGGAAGCCAAGGAGCGCGTCCAGGTCCAGCCCGAAAACCAGACGCTCGCCTCCATCACCTTCCAGAACTATTTCCGCCTCTACGAAAAGCTCGCGGGCATGACCGGCACGGCCTCCACCGAGGCGGCCGAATTTCAGGACATCTACAAGCTCGAGGTGGTGGAAGTCCCCACCAACGTCCCCGTCTCGCGCATTGACGACGACGATGAGGTGTATCGCTCGGCCGGCGAGAAGTACGCGGCCATCATCGAACTCATCAAGGAGTGCAGCGCGCGCGGCCAGCCCGTGCTCGTGGGCACCACCTCCATCGAGAAGTCCGAACTGCTGGCCGAGCTGCTGAAGCAGGCCGGCTTCCACCAGATCGACTTCTCCGATCCCGCCGCCTTCGCCCATGACCGCTCGGGCAAGGCCTTCGCGGTGCTGAATGCGCGCTACCACGAGCAGGAGGCGTACATCGTCTCCCAGGCCGGCGTGCCGGGCGCGATCACCATCGCCACGAACATGGCCGGCCGCGGTACCGACATCAAGCTGGGCGGCGCCGCCGACATGCGCATCGCGGCCGAGCTGAAGGACATGCCCGAGGGCGAGGCGCGCACTGCCGCCGAGGCGCGCATCCGCGCCGAGGTGGAGGAGCTGAAGCAGAAGGCGCTCGCCGCCGGCGGCCTCTTCGTGCTCGGCACCGAACGCCACGAGAGCCGGCGCATCGACAACCAGCTGCGTGGCCGCTCCGGCCGCCAGGGCGACCCCGGCCACTCCAAGTTCTTCCTCTCGCTCGACGACGACCTGATGCGCATCTTCGGGTCGGACCGGCTGGACGGCATGCTCCAGCGCCTCGGCCTCAAGGAAGGCGAGGCCATCATCCATCCCTGGATCAACAAGGCCCTGGAGAAGGCGCAGCAGAAGGTCGAGGCGCGCAACTACGACATGCGCAAGAACGTCCTCAAGTATGACGACGTCCTCAACGACCAGCGCAAGGTGGTGTTCGAGCAGCGCCTGGAGCTGATGAACGACGACGACGTGGCCGAGACCGTGGAGGACATGCGCCACGCCCTCATCACCGAGACCGTCGCCAAGTTCATCCCCGAGAACGCCTATCCCGAGCAGTGGGACGTGGACGGGCTCGACGCCGCCATCAAGGAAGTGCTCGGCATCGAGCTTCCGGTGAAGGACTGGGCCAAGGAAGAGGGCATCGCCGGCCCCGAGGTCACCGAGCGCATCATCCGCCGCGCCGACGAGTGGATGGCTGCCAAGACCGCCCAGTACGGGCCGGACATCATGCGCTATGTGGAGAAGTCCATCCTTCTCCAGACGCTGGATCACCTCTGGCGCGAGCACATCGCCATGCTCGACCATCTGCGCCAGGTGGTGGGCCTGCGCGGCTATGCCCAGCGTGATCCGCTGAACGAGTACAAGTCCGAGGCGTTCAACCTCTTTTCCGCTCTGCTGAACCGCCTGCGCGAGGTGGTGACCGCCCAGCTGATGCGGGTGGAGATCGTCACCCAGCAGCCCATGGAGGAGGAACTGCCTCCCATGGAGGGGCATCACGCCGATCCCTTCACCGGCGAGGACGAGATGGCCTACGCCGGCGCGGCCCTCGGCTCTCGGCCGGAGCCCCTGCTCTCGGGCGACGTGGCGGTGATCGAGCGCGACCCGAACGACCCCTCCAGCTGGGGCAAGGTGGGCCGCAACGAGGCCTGCCCCTGCGGCTCGGGCAAGAAGTACAAGCACTGCCACGGCCGCTTCGCCTGA
- a CDS encoding FkbM family methyltransferase: MPDVTSSQLAVLLRPEHLTRVVDIGANPIDGDPPYKPLLARRLCRVIGFEPQPEALARLDAAKSDLETYLPHAVGDGQRRTLHICAASGMTSLLEPDAHVLSHFPGLADWARVLDRRQVDTVALSAVPEIDGIEMLKMDLQGGERAVLEGAGDTLAETVCIQLEVSFVPLYKGQAPYGEMDLALRARGFIPHMMASTSRRMILPLRGPDVYAALNQLVEGDAVYVRNFLEPDGMTAEQLKHLVLIAHYCYRSFDLALNGLHHLARRGAVPADAPAQYMGIVQAGG, from the coding sequence GTGCCGGACGTCACCTCGTCCCAACTGGCGGTCCTGCTCCGCCCGGAGCACCTGACCCGGGTGGTGGATATCGGCGCGAACCCCATCGACGGCGATCCGCCCTACAAGCCGCTTCTCGCCCGGCGCCTCTGCCGCGTCATCGGCTTCGAGCCCCAGCCCGAGGCGCTGGCCCGGCTCGATGCGGCAAAGAGCGATCTGGAGACCTACCTGCCGCACGCCGTGGGCGATGGGCAGCGCCGCACGCTTCACATCTGTGCCGCCTCCGGCATGACAAGCCTGCTGGAGCCCGACGCCCACGTCCTCTCCCATTTCCCCGGCCTCGCGGATTGGGCGCGCGTGCTGGACCGCCGGCAGGTGGACACCGTCGCCCTCTCGGCCGTGCCGGAGATCGACGGCATCGAGATGCTCAAGATGGACCTCCAGGGCGGCGAGCGCGCGGTGCTGGAGGGCGCGGGCGATACCCTGGCCGAGACGGTCTGCATCCAGCTCGAAGTGTCTTTCGTGCCGCTCTACAAGGGGCAGGCACCCTACGGGGAGATGGACCTCGCGCTGCGCGCGCGCGGGTTCATTCCCCATATGATGGCATCCACCAGCCGGCGGATGATCCTTCCCCTGCGGGGACCCGACGTCTACGCCGCGCTGAATCAGCTGGTGGAGGGCGATGCGGTCTATGTGCGCAACTTCCTCGAGCCGGACGGCATGACGGCCGAGCAGCTCAAGCACCTCGTGCTTATCGCGCACTATTGCTATCGCTCGTTCGATCTCGCCCTGAACGGCCTCCACCATCTCGCGCGACGCGGAGCGGTGCCGGCCGATGCGCCGGCGCAGTACATGGGCATCGTCCAGGCCGGCGGCTGA
- a CDS encoding Pr6Pr family membrane protein has protein sequence MGHDAWCRRIAALTAVVGWFALILQLVIVVQKMAAIGQGFGPALWRFLGFFTVLTNLGVAIVATEIALGGLHALTGARARLTTVVSIVLVGIIYALLLRHVWNPEGAQLLADRLLHQAVPVLFLIVWLVGPHGRLRLADTVWAMAPPLAYLVYALARGEADGWYAYWFLDPAKLGAEKMAQNAVALALVFCATARLFIGIDRAIGHRRG, from the coding sequence ATGGGGCATGATGCGTGGTGCCGGCGGATCGCGGCACTCACGGCCGTCGTCGGCTGGTTCGCCCTGATCCTCCAGCTCGTCATCGTGGTGCAGAAGATGGCGGCCATCGGCCAGGGGTTCGGCCCGGCCCTGTGGCGTTTCCTCGGCTTCTTCACCGTCCTCACCAATCTGGGCGTCGCCATCGTCGCCACCGAGATCGCGCTCGGCGGACTGCATGCCCTCACCGGGGCGCGGGCGCGGCTGACGACGGTGGTTTCCATCGTGCTGGTGGGCATCATCTATGCCCTGCTGCTGCGGCACGTCTGGAACCCGGAGGGCGCGCAGCTCCTCGCCGACCGGCTGCTGCATCAGGCGGTGCCGGTGCTGTTCCTGATCGTCTGGCTGGTGGGGCCGCATGGGCGGCTGCGATTGGCCGATACCGTGTGGGCCATGGCGCCGCCGCTGGCCTATCTCGTCTATGCGCTGGCGCGGGGCGAGGCGGACGGCTGGTATGCCTACTGGTTTCTCGACCCGGCCAAGCTTGGCGCCGAGAAGATGGCCCAGAACGCCGTGGCACTGGCGCTGGTGTTCTGCGCCACCGCGCGGCTCTTCATCGGGATCGACCGGGCCATCGGCCACCGGCGCGGCTGA
- a CDS encoding efflux RND transporter permease subunit: MISRFFIERPVLSNVLALVFVLIGLVSLIRLPVSQYPNIVPPTVSVTTSYPGASAKTMIDTVALPIEQQVNGVEGMIYMQSWSASDGTYTLVVSFAIGTDPNMAQVLVQNRVNIALASLPTAVQAQGVTILQKGTSILEFVTLTSPTGKYDGLFLNNYAIINVQNELERVEGVANVAVFGAGTYALRVWMDPDRMQAFGLTPTDISNAIQKQSQLVTPGQLGIPPAPSNASFQYTVNVSGRLDDVKDYENIIVKVDNSDGGRIVRIRDIGRVELGAQSYSKDFMQDNKPAAGIGIFQLPAANALDVAKRVAAKMEELKKNFPEGLDYAIPFDTTLFVTASIDEVWKTLFEAAILVLVVILLFLQDWRATLVPATTVPVTIIGAFAAMDAMGFTINLSTLFAIILAIGIVVDDAIVIVEGVARHIEEGMAGQPAAEKAMDELFGPVVGITLVLMSVFLPASFIPGLSGQMFKQFALVIAATAFISAINAATLKPTQCALWLRQPVPPEKRNFIYRGFNAIYGKAEHWYTGLISRMVHHSKLMVLIAIALMSVAGYGLTRIPTAFLPIEDQGYFLAHVQLPDASNLNRTKKVMADVSERIRKVPGVQTVLAISGISVLDNSSTLANAGVTYITLTPWDVRYATKGQDLLSMYENLNKAVSDVEEAEVVILVPPAIQGIGNAAGFTMQPQIRNGNFDYQLLEQITTSMVDKARAQSALSHVSSSFRAGAPQIQVDVNRIKAETLGITVGQVFDTISSYLGSTYVNQINKFGNVFQVYIQADAGFRVTPADLMQLKVRSPTQNAMIPIGTVVDVKMTLGPPLISLYNLYPSSTIVGTNAAGFSSGQALSLMEQIAASTLPPGTGFEWTAMSYQEKAVGNQIYYVFGLAILLVYFVLAGQYESWIQPMSVILAVPLALLGTVSALLGLGVANNLYTQIGLVLLIALASKNAILIVEYAREKRAEGMEIMDAAVEASRLRFRPILMTSFAFILGVLPLVFATGAGANSRKSIGIAVVSGMLASTCLAVLFVPSFYTVLQRFEERRKGKKTPTAGHGAGNTPPEPPPAPSAGVPPAPASA; the protein is encoded by the coding sequence ATGATTTCGCGCTTTTTCATCGAGCGGCCGGTCCTCTCGAACGTGCTCGCACTGGTCTTCGTGCTGATCGGCCTCGTCTCGCTGATCCGCCTGCCGGTGTCGCAATATCCCAACATCGTGCCGCCCACGGTGTCGGTGACCACCTCCTATCCGGGCGCGTCCGCCAAGACGATGATCGACACCGTGGCCCTGCCCATCGAGCAGCAGGTCAACGGCGTCGAGGGCATGATCTACATGCAGTCGTGGTCGGCCTCGGACGGCACCTACACGCTGGTCGTGTCCTTCGCCATCGGCACCGATCCGAACATGGCGCAGGTGCTGGTGCAGAACCGCGTCAACATCGCCCTCGCCTCGCTGCCGACGGCGGTGCAGGCGCAGGGCGTGACCATCCTGCAGAAGGGCACCTCGATCCTCGAGTTCGTGACCCTGACCTCGCCCACCGGCAAGTATGACGGCCTGTTCCTGAACAACTACGCCATCATCAACGTCCAGAACGAGCTGGAGCGCGTGGAGGGCGTCGCCAACGTGGCGGTGTTCGGCGCCGGCACCTACGCCCTGCGCGTGTGGATGGACCCGGACCGCATGCAGGCGTTCGGCCTCACGCCCACCGACATCTCCAACGCCATCCAGAAGCAGAGCCAGCTCGTCACGCCCGGACAGCTCGGCATTCCGCCGGCGCCGTCCAACGCCTCGTTCCAGTACACGGTCAACGTGTCCGGCCGCCTTGATGATGTGAAGGATTACGAGAACATCATCGTCAAGGTGGACAATTCCGACGGCGGTCGGATCGTCCGCATCCGCGATATCGGTCGCGTGGAGCTCGGGGCACAGAGCTATTCCAAGGACTTCATGCAGGACAACAAGCCTGCGGCCGGCATCGGCATCTTCCAGCTTCCCGCCGCCAACGCCCTCGACGTGGCCAAGCGCGTCGCGGCGAAGATGGAGGAGCTGAAGAAGAACTTTCCCGAAGGCCTCGACTACGCCATCCCCTTCGACACGACCCTGTTCGTGACCGCCTCCATCGACGAGGTGTGGAAGACCCTGTTCGAGGCCGCGATCCTCGTCCTCGTCGTCATCCTGCTGTTCCTGCAGGACTGGCGCGCCACGCTGGTGCCCGCGACGACCGTGCCGGTGACCATCATCGGCGCCTTCGCCGCCATGGACGCCATGGGCTTCACCATCAACCTCTCGACCCTGTTCGCCATCATTCTCGCCATCGGCATCGTGGTAGACGACGCCATCGTGATCGTGGAAGGCGTGGCGCGGCACATCGAGGAGGGAATGGCGGGGCAGCCAGCGGCCGAGAAGGCCATGGACGAGCTGTTCGGGCCCGTGGTGGGCATCACGCTCGTTCTGATGTCCGTGTTCCTGCCGGCCTCGTTCATTCCCGGCCTGTCAGGGCAGATGTTCAAGCAGTTCGCCCTCGTGATCGCGGCGACCGCCTTCATCTCGGCCATCAACGCGGCCACCCTGAAGCCGACCCAGTGCGCCCTGTGGCTGCGCCAGCCGGTGCCACCGGAGAAGCGCAACTTCATCTATCGCGGCTTCAACGCCATCTATGGCAAGGCGGAGCACTGGTACACCGGTCTCATCAGCCGCATGGTGCATCATTCCAAGCTGATGGTGCTCATCGCCATCGCGCTCATGAGCGTCGCCGGCTACGGCCTCACCCGCATCCCCACCGCCTTCCTGCCCATCGAGGACCAGGGCTACTTCCTCGCCCACGTCCAACTCCCGGATGCCTCGAACCTCAACCGGACCAAGAAGGTGATGGCGGACGTTTCCGAGCGCATCCGCAAGGTGCCCGGCGTCCAGACCGTGCTCGCCATCTCCGGCATCTCGGTGCTGGACAATTCCTCCACCCTTGCCAATGCGGGTGTCACCTACATCACCCTGACCCCCTGGGACGTGCGCTACGCCACCAAGGGGCAGGACCTGCTCTCGATGTATGAGAACCTGAACAAGGCGGTTTCCGACGTCGAGGAGGCGGAGGTGGTCATCCTCGTGCCGCCGGCCATCCAGGGCATCGGCAACGCCGCCGGCTTCACCATGCAGCCGCAGATCCGTAACGGCAATTTCGACTACCAGTTGCTGGAGCAGATCACTACGTCCATGGTGGACAAGGCGCGGGCCCAGTCGGCCCTCAGCCACGTCTCGTCCTCGTTCCGCGCCGGTGCCCCGCAGATCCAGGTGGACGTCAACCGCATCAAGGCGGAGACGCTGGGCATCACCGTCGGCCAGGTGTTCGACACCATCTCGTCGTATCTCGGCTCCACCTACGTCAACCAGATCAACAAGTTCGGCAACGTCTTCCAGGTCTACATCCAGGCCGACGCGGGCTTCCGCGTCACCCCGGCCGACCTGATGCAGCTGAAGGTGCGCTCGCCCACCCAGAACGCCATGATTCCCATCGGCACCGTGGTGGACGTGAAGATGACGCTGGGTCCGCCGCTGATCTCGCTCTACAACCTCTATCCCTCGTCCACCATCGTCGGTACCAACGCGGCAGGCTTCTCCTCCGGCCAGGCGCTGTCGCTGATGGAGCAGATCGCCGCCTCGACGCTGCCGCCGGGCACGGGCTTCGAGTGGACCGCCATGTCCTATCAGGAGAAGGCGGTCGGCAATCAGATCTACTACGTGTTCGGGCTCGCCATCCTGCTGGTCTACTTCGTGCTGGCCGGCCAGTATGAGAGCTGGATCCAGCCCATGTCGGTGATCCTCGCGGTGCCGCTGGCGCTGCTCGGCACCGTCAGCGCGCTGCTCGGCCTCGGCGTGGCGAACAACCTCTACACCCAGATCGGCCTCGTGCTGCTGATCGCGCTCGCCTCCAAGAACGCGATCCTCATCGTCGAGTACGCCCGCGAGAAACGGGCGGAGGGCATGGAGATCATGGATGCGGCGGTGGAGGCCTCGCGCCTTCGATTCCGCCCCATCCTCATGACCTCCTTCGCCTTCATCCTCGGCGTGCTGCCGCTGGTGTTCGCCACCGGCGCCGGCGCCAACTCGCGCAAATCCATCGGCATTGCGGTGGTGTCGGGCATGCTCGCCTCCACCTGCCTCGCGGTGCTGTTCGTGCCGTCCTTCTACACGGTGCTCCAGCGCTTCGAGGAACGGCGCAAGGGCAAGAAGACGCCGACCGCTGGCCATGGCGCTGGAAATACGCCGCCCGAGCCACCTCCCGCACCCAGCGCGGGTGTGCCCCCGGCGCCCGCATCTGCCTGA